The following are encoded together in the Rhinopithecus roxellana isolate Shanxi Qingling chromosome 5, ASM756505v1, whole genome shotgun sequence genome:
- the TMED3 gene encoding transmembrane emp24 domain-containing protein 3, producing the protein MGSAAPRSASVLLLLLFLLLLRAEQPRGAELTFELPDNAKQCFHEEVEQGVKFSLDYQVITGGHYDVDCYVEDPQGNTIYRETKKQYDSFTYRAEVKGVYQFCFSNEFSTFSHKTVYFDFQVGDEPPILPDMGNRVTALTQMESACVTIHEALKTVIDSQTHYRLREAQDRARAEDLNSRVSYWSIGETIALFVVSFSQVLLLKSFFTEKRPISRAVHS; encoded by the exons ATGGGCAGCGCAGCCCCACGTTCCGCCTCcgtgctgctcctgctgctgttcCTGCTCCTGCTCCGGGCCGAGCAGCCCAGAGGGGCCGAGCTCACCTTCGAGCTGCCGGACAACGCTAAGCAGTGCTTCCACGAGGAGGTGGAGCAGGGCGTGAAGTTCTCCCTGGATTACCAG GTCATCACTGGAGGCCACTACGATGTTGACTGCTATGTGGAGGACCCCCAGGGGAACACCATCTACAGAGAAACCAAGAAGCAGTACGACAGCTTCACATACCGGGCCGAGGTCAAGGGCGTTTATCAGTTTTGCTTCAGTAATGAGTTTTCTACCTTCTCTCACAAGACCGTCTACTTTGACTTTCAAGTGGGCGATGAGCCTCCCATTCTCCCAGACATGGGGAACAGGGTCACAGCTCTCACCCAG ATGGAGTCCGCCTGCGTGACCATCCATGAGGCTCTGAAGACGGTGATTGACTCCCAGACGCATTACCGGCTGCGGGAGGCCCAGGACCGGGCCCGAGCGGAAGACCTTAATAGCCGAGTCTCTTACTGGTCCATCGGCGAGACGATTGCCCTGTTCGTGGTCAGCTTCAGTCAGGTGCTACTGTTgaaaagcttcttcacagaaaAACGACCCATCAGCAGGGCAGTCCACTCCTAG